The Betaproteobacteria bacterium DNA window TCAAGCCACCCAAATACCCCAACCACCAGTGCCCTCAAAGCACCTAGCACCCACACCTATCGGCTACAAATTGTTAAAGAACGAGAAAACGAGGGTTGCGGGGGCAGGATTTGAACCTACGACCTTCGGGTTATGAGCCCGACGAGCTGCCAGACTGCTCCACCCCGCGTCCGGTTATCAAGACTTGGAATTATAGCTAACCGCAAAAGCGGGGGTCAACTTATACGAGGTTACACCGTCTCGTGACCGATCCCTGGCGCTGGCCTGGCCATCACCCAGTCGATCACGGCGGACCATTGCGCGACGTCCTGCTCCGCCAGCGACAAGGGAAGATCGAAGATGCTGCGTCCCGTGAACGCGCTGTTCGGATAGAGCTGGGTATCGCGAAGAAAGGCCAGCACCGGCAGGTCGTACTGTGCGAGAAACCCTCGCAAGGTTGCCGCGGCGCGGGTACGCGGGTCGACACGAACACCCACTATGGCAACGCAGGTGCGAGCCTTGCGCACCGCCTTCTCCTCCATGAGCGAGCGCACGAAGTCCCTCGTCGCCGCCATGTCAAAGACCGACGGCTGCACCGGCACGATCACCTTTTCGGCCGCCTTGACCGCATGTCCCAGGTTCTTGCCGTGCAACCCGGCGGGCGAGTCCAGGATCATCCAGCCGACATCCGCGGAACCACGCGGCTCGTCCGGACGACGACCGTCCAGTCGATGAATCACCGGCAGTGCAGGCGCGCGCAGCGACAGCCATTCGAGCGCAGACTTCTGCCGGTCGAGATCCCAGAGATAGACCCGTTCACCGCGCGCTGCAAGCGCTGCCGCGAGATTGGTTGCAACGGTGGTCTTTCCGCTGCCGCCTTTAGGGTTGGCGAGGAGGATCACCCGCATCGTGAGAAGCGCTCTCGCTGGTAGCCAGTCCCGACAGTGGAAGCGTCCCGCCGTCACCCGGGTCGACGAGCGTACCGAGATCCTCCAGCGGTGGCAGCTCTTCGAGCGAACGCAGTCCCAGATCGTCGAGAAACGACCGCGTCGTCGCATAGAGCGCGGGGCGTCCCGGTACCTCGCGATGCCCGACGACCTCGATCCAGCCGCGCGTTTCCAGTGCCTTCAGCACGCCGGAGGAAACGGTCACACCGCGAATGTCCTCGATGTCACCCCGGGTGGCCGGCTGGCGATAAGCGATGATCGCGAGTGTCTCCAGGACGGCGCGCGAGTACTTGGGCGGGCGTTGCGGGCTGAGTCGGTCCAGATAGATCTGATACTCGGAGCGCGACTGGAACCGCCATCCGCTCGCCACCTGCACAAGCTGCACACCGCGACCATCCCAGTCGCTGCGCAGTTCGTCGAGCACCCTGCGAATCGTGTCCGCACTGAGCTGTTCCTCGAACAGCTTGCGCAGGTCGGCTACCGAGAGCGGCTCCTGAGTCGTCAGCAGGACGACTTCCAGGACGCGCTTGATCTCCAGCACGTCATACAGCGGCGCATGCATCTCTGAGTCTCACGTAAATCGGCGCATAGGCGGCTTGCTGCTGTACCTCGATCAGGCTTTCGCGCGCGAGTTCGAGCACCGCCAGAAAGGTCACGACCAGCTCGGCGACGCCGGCCTCCCGCCGGAAAAGATCGACGAAGGCGGCGAAGCGCTGATCCTGCAAACGCCGAAGAATCCTCGTCATGTGATCGCGTACCGAAAGCTGCTCGCGCGTGACGCGATGGTGGCGATGAACGCTCGCCCGCCCGAGCAACGCGAGCCAGGCCGCCTTGAGATCGTCCGCCGACACCGCAGGCAGTCGCGTGACGATCATCTGCTCGATGTGCGCCTGCACGAAAGAGAAGTCGCGTCCGGCTCGCGGCAGTTCATCGAGCGCACGGCTGGCGAGCTTCATCTGTTCGTACGCCAGCAGCCGTTGCACGAGCGCCGCGCGCGGATCGTCCTCTTCCCTGTCGGCATGCCTCGGCTTCGGCAGCAGCATGCGCGACTTGATCTCTACCAGAAGCGCCGCCATGAGGAGATACTCCGCGGCCAGTTCGAGCTGGTGCGTGCGCATCATTTCCACATAGCCCATGTACTGCTTGGTGAGTTCGGCCATGGGAATGTCGAGCACGTCCAGGTTCTGACGACGAATGAGATACAGCAGCAGGTCGAGCGGCCCCTCGAACGTCTCAAGAAACACTTCGAGCGCATCCGGCGGAATGAAGAGGTCCTGCGGAACTTCGAGGATGGGCTCGCCACGCATCCGCCCGATGGGCGCCAGTTCGCCATGCTCGATCGTCTCCGCCCCCTGAGGCATGGGTTCTACCGATCCCATTTCTCGTGCACAACATTAACTGTTACGCGTAACACAATGAAAGTGAACATTAGTCATAGTGAACACCCATCGCCTGCCGCACATCGCGCATGGTCTCGGCAGCGAGTTTGCGCGCCCGTTCACAACCGTCCTCGATGATGTTTCGCACGAGCGTCGGATCCTGCAGGTAGTACTCAGCACGCGCGCGCATCGGCCGCTGCTCCGCAAGAATGGCGTCGATCACCGGCTGCTTGCACTCCAGGCAGCCGATGGAGGCGCTGCGACAGCCTTCCTGCACCCAGGTGCGACGCTCGGTGTCCGAGTAGACGAGGTGCAGCGGCCAGACCGGGCACTTCTCGGGTTCACCCGGATCCGTGCGGCGAATTCTCGCAGGATCGGTCGGCATCGTGCGCACCTTGCGCACCACGCTTTCTTCGTCCTCGCGCATCGTGATCGTGTTGTTGTAGGACTTCGACATCTTCTGCCCGTCGAGTCCCGGCATGCGCGAGGCTTCCGTGAGGAGAGCCCGCGGCTCCGACAGGATCATCTTTCCGCCGCCTTCCAGGTACCCGAAAAGCCGCTCCCGATCGCCGATGGAAACATTCTGCGCCTCATCTAGCAGCGCCTTCGCAGCATCGAGCGCGGCTGCGTCGCCCTCCTGTTGATAGCGCACGCGCAGCTCGCGATAGAGCTTGGCTCGCTTCCCGCCGAGTTTCTTGATCGCGAGCTCGGCCTTTTCCTCGAACCCGGGCTCGCGCCCATACAAATGATTGAAGCGCCGGGCAACTTCACGCGTGAACTCGATGTGCGGCACCTGATCCTCGCCGACCGGCACGAGGTTCGCGCGGTAGATCAAGATGTCGGCACCCTGCAAGAGTGGATATCCAAGGAATCCGTAAGTTGAAAGATCCTTCTCACCTAGTTTCTCTTGCTGATCCTTGTACGAAGGCACACGCTCCAGCCACGACAGGGGCGTGATCATGGACAGCAGGAGGTGCAACTCCGCGTGATCCGGCACGCGCGACTGAATGAAAAGCGTGGCCTGCGCCGGATCGACTCCTGCGGCCAGCCAGTCGATCACCATGTTCCACACACTGTCCTCGATGATTCCGGGAGTGTCGTAATGCGTGGTGAGCGCGTGCCAGTCCGCAACGAAGAACAGACACTGGTATTCGTGCTGCAGGCTCACCCAGTTCTTCAGCACGCCGTGATAGTGGCCCAGGTGCAGCGTTCCCGTGGGACGCATCCCCGATAACACCCTGTCTGCGAACATCGCCGTGTAAAGTCCTTATTGCTAAAGGCTCGATATCAGTGCGAGCAACTCGGGGAACCCGATCAAACGCCCTGTGGCTTCGAGCAGGCCGATGATGATCGGCCATAAAACCCAGCCCAGCGCGCCGGTAAAGAGCAGGAGCAGCAGTATCACCATGCCGTACGGTTCCAGCAGCGAGAAGCGGTACGCGAGCCGTGGCGGGAGAATGGACACCAGGATGCGACCGCCATCGAGCGGGAGCAACGGCATCAGATTCAGAACGGCGAGCGCCACGTTCACCAGTATGCCGGCGGCACCCATCCACATCATCGGCTGCGAGAAATAGCTCTCCGGTGCAACCGTCCCCAGTTTGAGGACAACAGCCCAGAATAAAGCCATGGCGAAGTTCGCGCCGGGGCCGGCGGCCGCCACCCAGCGCATGTCCCGCTTCGGATTGCGCAGGTTGCCGAAGTTCACCGGGACAGGCTTGGCCCAGCCGAAAAGGATGCTGCTGCCGGCGAAATGGCTGAGCGTCAGGATCACGAGCGGCACGATCAGTGTTCCCACCAGATCGATGTGACGCAGCGGATTCAGGCTTACCCGGCCCTGCGCATACGCCGTGAGGTCGCCGTAATGCTTCGCTACGTAGCCATGCGCGGCCTCGTGCAGCGTGATCGCAAACACGAGCGGCAGTGCGAAGATCGAGATCGTGCGAATGAGGTCAGCATCCATGCTCATGCCAGACCGAAAGGGGCAAGGCTGCCCTTGCCGGCGCGGATGACCTGCGGCGCAGCTCCCGTCAGGTCCACCACCGTCGTCACCTGCAGTCCGCAGGCACCGCTGTCGATGATCAGGTCGACCAATCCTTCCAGGCGCTCGCGAATTTCGCCGGCGTCGTTCAGCGGCAGTTCATCGCCGGGAAGGACGAGGCTCGTGCTGAGAATCGCCTCGTCGAGCGCAGCGAGCAACGCCTGCGCCACCGGATGGTCGGGCACCCGCAGCCCGATCGTCTTGCGTTTCGGGTGCTGAAGGCGTCGCGGCACTTCTCGCGTGGCTTCGAGAATGAACGTGTAGCTTCCCGGCGTGGCGCTCTTCAGCAGCCGAAACTGCTGGTTATCGACGCGTGCGTAGCGCGCGACCTCGGACAGATCCCGGCAGACCAGCGTGAAATGATGCTTTGCGTCCAGTGCGCGAATGGCGCGGATGCGATCGACCGCCGTGCGATCGTCGAGCCGACAACCCAGCGCATAGCACGAGTCGGTCGGGTACACGATCACGTTACCTTCGCGCACCAGATCTGCCGCCTGCCGAATCAGGCGCGGTTGCGGGTTCGCGGGGTGAACGCTGAAGAATTGGGTCATGGGGCGCGGCGCCTGAGCGCGCGGTGCTCATCGCGGTCAGCGGGCAGCCACCAACCCGGACGCCAATTCCCAGTTCTCCCAGATCGGCGAGACACCACAAGGCAGCATCGGAAGTGCGCCCAGGTCGAAGCGCTGTTCGCCCGGACCATGAAAATCGGATCCACCCGAGGCCTTGAGGCCGAACGCGCGGCAGAGTCGGGCAAACGCCAATACCTGATCCGGACGGTGACTCGGCGCAACGACTTCGATGCCCGAACCTCCGAGATCCCGAAAGTCTCCGATCAACTGCGCGAGTTGCTGGTCGCTCACGCGGTAGCGTCCCGGGTGCGCGATCACCGCCTCACCTCCTGCGGCGCGAATCCACGATACGGCATCCTCCAGGCTTGCCCACTGGTGCTCGACGAAACCGGGGCGCCCCTCCGCCAGGTAACGCTTGAACACGTCCCGTGGGCTCGCGGAGACGCCACGCTCGACGAGATAGCGCGCGAAGTGCGTGCGACCGATGAAATCCGGATTGCCGGCGTAGCGCGCAGCGCCCTCCAGACTGCCTTCGATGCCGACCCGCGAGAGATCCGCCGCCATGCGCGCCGCGCGGATCCCGCGCCCGCCGCGCACTGCAGCGAGACCCGCCTGCAACGCTTCGCAGCGAGGATCGACGCGCAAGCCGACGACGTGGATCGTCTTCCCGCACCACGTGACGGAGATCTCGACGCCTGCGACGAAATGGATGCCGCAAGCGCGCGCCATCTCTGCCGCTTCTTCGGTTCCCGTCGTCACGTCGTGATCCGTGAGCGCGAGCACGCCCACGCCATTTTCGGCGGCTCTCCGTATCAGGGCAGCAGGGCTCAGGAGCCCATCAGACGCCGAGGAATGGGCGTGAAGATCGACAGAAGGCACGCGAAGGGAATGGCCACCGAAAGGACCGCGTAAGGATAGCAAATCGGCTGTCCGTTAGATATTGCGAGCGCCCGCAAGAATGGCACGACAGCATCACACGCTGGAACGAAAACTGCGCGGTTGACACCCGTCTGCTTCTGCTATGATGTGTGCAGGGGTGCCAATGAGAACCCCATGCGTCCAGCCCTCGAGTCCGCAATGAGCCCGATAGAGTCGCATCCCGGTGATGCGCTGCTCGTCATCGACGTCCAGAACGATTTTCTGCCTGGCGGCTGTCTCGGAGTACCCGGCGGTCACGCGACGGTGCACATGCTCAACCGCTACATCGCGAGCTTCTCTGATCGCCGCCTTCCAGTCATCGCCACCCGCGACTGGCACCCGCAGAACCATTGTTCGTTCGAGGTCCGGGGCGGCGTGTGGCCGCCGCACTGTATCGCCGGCACGCAAGGGGCGGCGTTCCCCTCCACGCTGCGGCTGCCCTGTGACGCCATCATAGTCTCGAAGGCCAGTACGGCGGACCAGGAGGCCCATTCCGCCTTCGAGGCCACCGATCTCTGTGCCCGGTTGCGCGACCTCAACGTCCGCAGACTCTTCGTCGGCGGCCTTGCGACGGAATACTGCGTGCTGATGACGGTGCGTGATGCGTTGCGACTGGGCTTCCGTGTCGCGGTGCTCGAAGATGCCGTGTGCGCGGTCGATCTGGCGGCAGGAGATGGTGAACGCGCGCTGGAAACCATGCGACGGCTCGGCGCCAAATCGGTCCGCCTCGAGGCCATCGCCGCGTAGTCTCGGGCGGGCGTCCCCTCCCCGATTATCCTTTACGTCCTTACGCCGTATTCCAGCACGCAGTTCGGTATGGCGCGGTGCGACGCATGCGAGCGTCTGCGCTGGTGGACCCTTCTGGCCGCTCCGATGCCGAATCAGGAGCGACCCGTGGCCTCTCGTGCACGTCCGCGTGAAATCACGCGGGCGAGGTCGGTAAGCTCTTCGGCGAACACTTCGATCAGGTCGTCGACCGTCACGATGCCGAGCAGACTGCCGTCTGCGTTCAGAATCGGCAGTCGCCGCACGCCTCGCGTACGCATGATCTGCAAGGTGTCCAGGATGCCGTCCTCTTCGCGCCCGGTGACCAGCTCCTGACACATGATCTCACCTACGGTGAGCGACTTCGGATCCAGGCCGGCCGCGACTACTTCAACGACGATGTCCCGATCGGTGACGATGCCGACCGGTATACGCTCCTCACCCCGCTTTTCCACCACGATGAGATCACCCACGTGATGGTGGCGCATCAACTCCGCCGCGGCCTCGACATTAGTGCTCGACGGTGTCACCACCACTTCACGCGTGCAGATCTCGCCGATGCTCATGTCCGCTTGTCCGGGTTCGCAGTCCGTCACATGCCGGCGTTTTGGCATGTCGTCTCGTCAGCGTACGACGAGCAC harbors:
- a CDS encoding AAA family ATPase translates to MRVILLANPKGGSGKTTVATNLAAALAARGERVYLWDLDRQKSALEWLSLRAPALPVIHRLDGRRPDEPRGSADVGWMILDSPAGLHGKNLGHAVKAAEKVIVPVQPSVFDMAATRDFVRSLMEEKAVRKARTCVAIVGVRVDPRTRAAATLRGFLAQYDLPVLAFLRDTQLYPNSAFTGRSIFDLPLSLAEQDVAQWSAVIDWVMARPAPGIGHETV
- the scpB gene encoding SMC-Scp complex subunit ScpB, giving the protein MHAPLYDVLEIKRVLEVVLLTTQEPLSVADLRKLFEEQLSADTIRRVLDELRSDWDGRGVQLVQVASGWRFQSRSEYQIYLDRLSPQRPPKYSRAVLETLAIIAYRQPATRGDIEDIRGVTVSSGVLKALETRGWIEVVGHREVPGRPALYATTRSFLDDLGLRSLEELPPLEDLGTLVDPGDGGTLPLSGLATSESASHDAGDPPRQP
- a CDS encoding segregation/condensation protein A, whose protein sequence is MGSVEPMPQGAETIEHGELAPIGRMRGEPILEVPQDLFIPPDALEVFLETFEGPLDLLLYLIRRQNLDVLDIPMAELTKQYMGYVEMMRTHQLELAAEYLLMAALLVEIKSRMLLPKPRHADREEDDPRAALVQRLLAYEQMKLASRALDELPRAGRDFSFVQAHIEQMIVTRLPAVSADDLKAAWLALLGRASVHRHHRVTREQLSVRDHMTRILRRLQDQRFAAFVDLFRREAGVAELVVTFLAVLELARESLIEVQQQAAYAPIYVRLRDACAAV
- a CDS encoding tryptophan--tRNA ligase — protein: MFADRVLSGMRPTGTLHLGHYHGVLKNWVSLQHEYQCLFFVADWHALTTHYDTPGIIEDSVWNMVIDWLAAGVDPAQATLFIQSRVPDHAELHLLLSMITPLSWLERVPSYKDQQEKLGEKDLSTYGFLGYPLLQGADILIYRANLVPVGEDQVPHIEFTREVARRFNHLYGREPGFEEKAELAIKKLGGKRAKLYRELRVRYQQEGDAAALDAAKALLDEAQNVSIGDRERLFGYLEGGGKMILSEPRALLTEASRMPGLDGQKMSKSYNNTITMREDEESVVRKVRTMPTDPARIRRTDPGEPEKCPVWPLHLVYSDTERRTWVQEGCRSASIGCLECKQPVIDAILAEQRPMRARAEYYLQDPTLVRNIIEDGCERARKLAAETMRDVRQAMGVHYD
- a CDS encoding threonylcarbamoyl-AMP synthase produces the protein MTQFFSVHPANPQPRLIRQAADLVREGNVIVYPTDSCYALGCRLDDRTAVDRIRAIRALDAKHHFTLVCRDLSEVARYARVDNQQFRLLKSATPGSYTFILEATREVPRRLQHPKRKTIGLRVPDHPVAQALLAALDEAILSTSLVLPGDELPLNDAGEIRERLEGLVDLIIDSGACGLQVTTVVDLTGAAPQVIRAGKGSLAPFGLA
- a CDS encoding PHP domain-containing protein, with the protein product MPSVDLHAHSSASDGLLSPAALIRRAAENGVGVLALTDHDVTTGTEEAAEMARACGIHFVAGVEISVTWCGKTIHVVGLRVDPRCEALQAGLAAVRGGRGIRAARMAADLSRVGIEGSLEGAARYAGNPDFIGRTHFARYLVERGVSASPRDVFKRYLAEGRPGFVEHQWASLEDAVSWIRAAGGEAVIAHPGRYRVSDQQLAQLIGDFRDLGGSGIEVVAPSHRPDQVLAFARLCRAFGLKASGGSDFHGPGEQRFDLGALPMLPCGVSPIWENWELASGLVAAR
- a CDS encoding isochorismatase family protein, whose protein sequence is MRPALESAMSPIESHPGDALLVIDVQNDFLPGGCLGVPGGHATVHMLNRYIASFSDRRLPVIATRDWHPQNHCSFEVRGGVWPPHCIAGTQGAAFPSTLRLPCDAIIVSKASTADQEAHSAFEATDLCARLRDLNVRRLFVGGLATEYCVLMTVRDALRLGFRVAVLEDAVCAVDLAAGDGERALETMRRLGAKSVRLEAIAA
- a CDS encoding CBS domain-containing protein, whose translation is MSIGEICTREVVVTPSSTNVEAAAELMRHHHVGDLIVVEKRGEERIPVGIVTDRDIVVEVVAAGLDPKSLTVGEIMCQELVTGREEDGILDTLQIMRTRGVRRLPILNADGSLLGIVTVDDLIEVFAEELTDLARVISRGRAREATGRS